One stretch of Sebastes umbrosus isolate fSebUmb1 chromosome 5, fSebUmb1.pri, whole genome shotgun sequence DNA includes these proteins:
- the LOC119488031 gene encoding uncharacterized protein LOC119488031 isoform X1, producing MVDNIVSKPFGLVLIVTAHLVFNGPTQAEVIGILGDRITFEFTFNKNVTQKIAVYTNNTKIAEYKEGNIIPREGDFYVYPKDTSVFVHIINLKLNHSGIYSASFFTDTSVIESNNKVQLIVREENRSSTDLPVTNDKPNNEDEGSPSISSHIVTVLVVLPVVLLAAVLPLLIWCLLRTNDERQQPPPQENSNPTVQETIEASNNVPASQLVYSVLDFPKRPQTVLDINPNDTEYAAVSYLQEKRQV from the exons GCCCCACCCAAGCAGAGGTCATTGGGATCCTCGGCGACAGAATCACCTTTGAGTTCACATTTAACAAGAATGTCACACAAAAAATTGCAGTTTATACAAACAACACAAAGATTGCTGAGTATAAAGAGGGCAACATAATCCCAAGAGAAGGCGATTTTTACGTTTACCCTAAAGATACTTCTGTGTTTGTCCACATTATAAATCTCAAACTAAATCACAGTGGAATTTACTCGGCCAGTTTTTTCACGGATACATCCGTCATAGAGAGTAACAATAAGGTGCAGCTCATCGTCCGAGAGGAGAACAGAAGCAGCACAG ATCTTCCAGTGACGAATGACAAGCCAAACAATGAAGACGAAGGAAGTCCCAGTATCTCCTCTCACATCGTCACTGTCCTTGTGGTTCTACCCGTGGTGCTGTTGGCTGCAGTACTTCCCTTGTTGATCTGGTGTCTCTTGAGAACCAACG ACGAACgacaacaaccaccaccacaagAAAACTCCAATCCCACAGTACAA GAAACCATTGAGGCGTCCAATAATGTGCCTGCATCCCAGCTGGTCTACAGCGTCCTGGACTTTCCCAAAAGACCTCAGACAGTTTTGGATATTAATCCAAATGATACTGAATACGCTGCTGTCAGCTATCTCCAGGAAAAGCGACAAGTGTGA
- the LOC119488031 gene encoding uncharacterized protein LOC119488031 isoform X2 has translation MVDNIVSKPFGLVLIVTAHLVFNGPTQAEVIGILGDRITFEFTFNKNVTQKIAVYTNNTKIAEYKKGNIIPREGDFDIYPNNTSVFVHIINLKLNHSGIYSASFFTDTSVIESNNKVQLIVLEENRSSTDLPVTNDKPNNEDEGSPSISSHIVTVLVVLPVVLLAAVLPLLIWCLLRTNDERQQPPPQENSNPTVQETIEASNNVPASQLVYSVLDFPKRPQTVLDINPNDTEYAAVSYLQEKRQV, from the exons ATGGTTGACAACATCGTCTCAAAGCCTTTCGGGTTAGTTTTGATCGTCACAGCTCACTTGGTATTCAACG GCCCCACCCAAGCAGAGGTCATTGGGATCCTCGGCGACAGAATCACCTTTGAGTTCACATTTAACAAGAATGTCACACAAAAAATTGCAGTTTATACAAACAACACAAAGATTGCTGAGTATAAAAAGGGCAACATAATCCCAAGAGAAGGCGATTTTGACATCTACCCTAATAATACTTCTGTGTTTGTCCACATTATAAATCTCAAACTAAATCACAGTGGAATTTACTCGGCCAGTTTTTTCACGGATACATCCGTCATAGAGAGTAACAATAAGGTGCAGCTCATCGTCCTAGAGGAGAACAGAAGCAGCACAG ATCTTCCAGTGACGAATGACAAGCCAAACAATGAAGACGAAGGAAGTCCCAGTATCTCCTCTCACATCGTCACTGTCCTTGTGGTTCTACCCGTGGTGCTGTTGGCTGCAGTACTTCCCTTGTTGATCTGGTGTCTCTTGAGAACCAACG ACGAACgacaacaaccaccaccacaagAAAACTCCAATCCCACAGTACAA GAAACCATTGAGGCGTCCAATAATGTGCCTGCATCCCAGCTGGTCTACAGCGTCCTGGACTTTCCCAAAAGACCTCAGACAGTTTTGGATATTAATCCAAATGATACTGAATACGCTGCTGTCAGCTATCTCCAGGAAAAGCGACAAGTGTGA